One Streptococcus gallolyticus subsp. gallolyticus DSM 16831 DNA window includes the following coding sequences:
- a CDS encoding glucosaminidase domain-containing protein gives MAKTRKRKVRKKARSHRRQKKVPKWTLYGMSLLAVLACVALVIFTYQAQDADSTATADTTSSTTISDQITINFIESIGESARQIAAQNDLYASVMIAQAILESNSGQSALSQAPNYNFFGIKGDYNGQSVTMKTWEDDGSGNAYTIDAKFRSYGSQAESLEDYAQFLQKDIYAGVHRSNTTSYKDATAALTGTYATDTSYGTKLNRLIEQYGLTVYDSW, from the coding sequence TTGGCAAAAACAAGAAAACGAAAGGTTAGAAAGAAAGCGAGAAGTCATCGTCGGCAGAAAAAAGTTCCTAAATGGACTTTATATGGCATGAGTTTGTTGGCGGTTTTAGCTTGTGTCGCCTTAGTGATTTTCACTTATCAAGCACAAGATGCAGATAGTACGGCAACTGCTGACACCACAAGTTCTACTACAATATCTGACCAAATAACGATAAATTTTATTGAAAGTATTGGCGAATCCGCACGGCAAATTGCTGCGCAAAATGACCTTTATGCTTCGGTGATGATTGCGCAAGCGATTCTAGAATCAAACAGCGGTCAATCAGCTCTCAGTCAAGCACCTAATTATAACTTTTTTGGCATAAAAGGGGACTACAATGGGCAATCAGTCACGATGAAAACGTGGGAAGATGACGGAAGTGGTAATGCTTATACCATTGATGCCAAATTTCGCTCGTATGGTAGCCAAGCAGAGTCATTGGAAGATTATGCCCAATTTCTCCAAAAAGATATTTATGCTGGTGTGCATAGATCAAACACAACTTCCTACAAGGATGCGACTGCAGCTCTTACAGGTACCTATGCTACAGACACTTCATATGGAACAAAACTTAATCGACTGATTGAACAATACGGACTTACTGTTTATGATAGTTGGTGA